In Arachis stenosperma cultivar V10309 chromosome 1, arast.V10309.gnm1.PFL2, whole genome shotgun sequence, one DNA window encodes the following:
- the LOC130982616 gene encoding trifunctional UDP-glucose 4,6-dehydratase/UDP-4-keto-6-deoxy-D-glucose 3,5-epimerase/UDP-4-keto-L-rhamnose-reductase RHM3-like: MATRYNPKNILITGAAGFIASHVCNRLIRNYPDYKVVVLDKLDYCSNLKNLLPSRCSSNFKFIKGDICSADIVNYILLTESIDTIMHFAAQTHVDNSFGNSFQFTQNNIYGTHVLLEACKVSGGQVKRFIHVSTDEVYGEN; encoded by the coding sequence ATGGCAACAAGATACAATCCAAAGAACATTCTGATAACTGGAGCAGCTGGTTTCATTGCATCACATGTATGCAACAGGCTAATCAGAAACTACCCTGATTACAAGGTTGTTGTTCTTGACAAGCTTGATTACTGTTCAAATCTGAAGAACCTGCTTCCATCAAGATGTTCTTCGAATTTCAAGTTCATCAAGGGAGATATATGCAGTGCTGACATTGTTAACTACATTCTTCTCACTGAGTCCATTGATACCATAATGCACTTTGCAGCACAGACTCATGTTGATAACTCCTTTGGCAACAGCTTTCAGTTCACTCAGAACAACATCTATGGAACTCATGTTCTCTTGGAAGCTTGCAAAGTTAGTGGTGGACAAGTTAAGAGGTTCATCCATGTCAGCACAGATGAAGTTTATGGTGAGAACTAA